The Achromobacter deleyi genome has a window encoding:
- a CDS encoding acyl-CoA thioesterase, producing MDDAFSHQLSMTILMTPDMANFSGNVHGGTILKYLDQVAYACASRYAGQYVVTLSVDQVVFREPIHVGELVTFLAAVNYTGRTSMEIGIKVVTEDIRKKLVRHTNSCYFTMVAVDDQGAPTAVPPLEPRTLEEKQRVKAAGLRRELRQEMERRHGEIKRETTHDVPPDA from the coding sequence ATGGACGACGCCTTTAGCCACCAATTGTCGATGACCATCCTGATGACGCCAGACATGGCGAATTTCTCGGGAAACGTACACGGCGGAACCATCCTCAAATACCTGGACCAGGTGGCCTATGCCTGTGCCAGCCGGTACGCCGGCCAATATGTAGTGACCCTGTCCGTCGACCAGGTCGTGTTCCGCGAACCGATCCACGTGGGCGAGCTCGTGACGTTTCTGGCCGCGGTGAATTACACGGGCCGCACCTCGATGGAAATCGGCATCAAGGTGGTCACCGAGGACATCCGCAAGAAACTGGTGCGCCACACCAACAGCTGCTACTTCACCATGGTGGCGGTGGACGACCAGGGCGCTCCCACCGCGGTGCCGCCGCTGGAACCCCGCACGCTTGAGGAAAAGCAGCGCGTCAAGGCGGCCGGACTGCGCCGCGAACTGCGCCAGGAAATGGAGCGCCGGCACGGCGAGATCAAGCGCGAGACCACGCACGACGTGCCGCCTGACGCCTGA